A stretch of Glandiceps talaboti chromosome 18, keGlaTala1.1, whole genome shotgun sequence DNA encodes these proteins:
- the LOC144449355 gene encoding uncharacterized protein LOC144449355 yields the protein MGGKFSHICISLSIMADVNGSGDAGSVLDASGVINLSSIPNFRQVYPENRDKGNGKLYRSSRPDLICENDYEKLQELGIRSIVDCRSVSEYNRANGEKRLDEDFNIVAVKLPKTKASNGPIGYKPAKVKKNNNSAKIMKYDPSNPKKHFLIDFYSVNYIWSIFNRAPVHKRLISLIFLICDFLFRTDYFVRYYARNVLNVAGLVANYIDMIEMSSRQICAALKLLMEEDNLPAVINCAHGKDRTGIVSAIAQTVLGIPRDKVVKDYSLSQTLLLPVRERLYKEVVLRFQFAEDFINSQPETMEGVLDHINQKYGSMEGYLESIGFTKEDQLKLKKSMMAK from the exons ATGGGTGGTAAG TTCAGTCACATATGTATATCACTTTCGATCATGGCGGACGTCAATGGATCAGGGGATGCCGGTTCCGTTCTGGACGCGTCAGGGGTTATCAACTTGTCGTCCATTCCAAATTTTCGACAGGTATACCCTGAAAATAGAGACAAGGGCAACGGAAAACTCTACCGCTCCTCTCGTCCTGACTTGATCTGTGAGAACGATTACGAAAAGCTCCAGGAACTCGGAATCAGATCCATTGTTGATTGTCGTTCGGTCAGCGAATATAATAGAGCGAACGGCGAGAAACGGCTCGACGAAGACTTTAACATTGTTGCAGTGAAGTTACCCAAGACAAAGGCGTCGAATGGACCAATTGGGTACAAACCTGCCAAGGTCAAGAAGAATAACAATTCGGCCAAGATAATGAAGTATGACCCTTCCAATCCAAAGAAGCACTTCCTGATTGATTTCTATTCAGTAAATTACATATGGTCAATATTCAACAGAGCACCGGTTCACAAACGTCTGATATCTTTAATTTTCCTAATATGTGATTTCTTGTTTCGTACGGATTATTTCGTCCGATATTATGCTCGCAACGTCCTGAACGTCGCCGGTTTAGTCGCCAATTACATTGATATGATTGAAATGAGCAGTCGACAGATATGTGCCG CTTTAAAGCTACTGATGGAGGAAGACAACCTCCCAGCTGTGATAAACTGTGCCCATGGCAAGGACCGCACTGGGATAGTATCAGCCATTGCACAGACTGTACTGGGAATACCACGGGATAAAGTAGTGAAAGACTATTCCTTATCACAG ACATTACTGTTACCAGTTCGTGAACGATTGTACAAGGAGGTGGTTTTACGCTTCCAGTTTGCTGAAGATTTCATCAACTCTCAGCCAGAAACCATGGAGGGAGTCCTGGATCATATTAATCAGAA GTATGGTTCAATGGAAGGCTATTTGGAATCAATTGGATTTACCAAAGAGGATCAactcaaattaaaaaaatcaatgatgGCGAAATAA